A single window of Sphaerodactylus townsendi isolate TG3544 linkage group LG03, MPM_Stown_v2.3, whole genome shotgun sequence DNA harbors:
- the SMIM4 gene encoding small integral membrane protein 4, translating into MLAKHKIRRLLHMVPGKKRFGVYRFLPFFFLLGGAMEWFMINVRIGKETFYDVYRRKQSERQHGSLEQR; encoded by the exons ATGCTGGCTAAGCATAAAATAAGGCGACTATTGCACATGGTGCCAGGAAAGAAGCGTTTTGGTGTGTAcagatttcttcctttcttctttcttcttggaGGTGCTATGGAGTGGTTTATGATCAACGTCCGCATTGGAAAAGAGACATTTT ATGATGTTTACCGCAGAAAGCAGTCTGAAAGACAGCATGGAAGTTTGGAACAAAGATGA